GACGATAAAAATAGAACCTTCAGAAGATTACGTGAAAGAGGACTATAAAGTTATCATAAATAGATTAAGTCCCGCTAAAGATATAAATTCACTATCTGCTGAAGCAGCCGCGGAAATAGGAGCAAAATACATCTGGAATATGTATAAGGCAAGTCTTAAGGAGAAAGTGGTCGTTATGTATTATAATGTCTCACCAATTACCTCTGAAACTAGATGGATTGGAGATGTATATGAGAACTATGACCAAACACAAACGCCAGGCGCTTTAGGAGAACCGGATTATAGTTTTATGATTAATTCTATAAGCGGTGAAAGACAATCTATACAGATGAAGCACAGTCCTAGCAAGATATCAAAACCGATCCCTTTTGATGAAAAAAAGGCTAATGCATATTATAAGGAAAATTGCGAGGAATATAAAGAGTTAGCAATGAAGTTTACTAAAGAAAGCTATGGAGTGAAGGTAGCTTCTACTGACTTTGATAGTGTTTCTGCACTACTTGAAAACGTCAGACCACGTCCAGAAAATCTCGAAGCTATAAGACTTTATATAAATTTCATTGTTGTCGATACAGAGGGTACCGAGTATAGTGTAAGTATAACAGAGGATACAAAAGAGCTTCAAAGTATTAATAGTATAGAGCCGGATGGTGGTTCGGATTATCTAGGTTAAATACGTTTATAAAAAACTAATACGCTCAATACGAATTGAATAAACTTAAATTAGTTTTTTAAAGATTACAATCGAGTAGGAGAAATTTCTTCAAATTGAAGAAACTCCGACCTCTCACACCACCGTGCGTACCGTTCGGTACACAGCGTTTAATCAACTTAACAAGTAACACACTTTCGGTGTAGTAATCTAACATTGAGATTAGTCCAAATGAGGCTAATCTCTTGTTGTTTATCGCAACATTTACAGCACCTTTGTTGCAGACATAGGCAATTCTTGCACCCGTATATGCCGTTTTCCATGCTGTATATTTGTTAATTCCAAGTTTCATCAAGTTCTCTGCTCTGTGTGGAGTTTTCCACTGTTTCCAAATACACAAGCGAATACGATAACGTATGTTGCTGTCCAGCTTTGCACAAAGACCTTTCATACCACCAATTTTAAAGTAGTTAATCCACCCTCTGATGAGTTCATTGAGTCTCTTTATTTCGTAGTCATTTCCAACTCCCCAACTTCTGCAAGTAAGTTGTTTCATTCTTGCTTTGAACTTTGCTACTGATTTGGCATGTGGTTTCACCTTATACTGATGTGTTTTGCTGTCAAAGTAGAATCCAATTCCAAGGTATTTGAGACCTCTCGGCCTATCCACCTTGCTCTGTTCCTACAAGTGGTAACTTTACGGCTTCATCCTTTTCTGCGGACTTACCAAACAGAACCTAGCCTTATATGTGATTTCTATCCGTCAGGCCGGAGGTTTGCCTACAGCTTCCTTCAGATTCTCACGATGAAACCCTTGCTGTTCAGCTATGCACTTCCTTGTTACCTAGGTGCACTCGGGACTTGCACCCGTTAGAGCGCGCCCATGGCGCGCAAACAGAAAAAGCACGGCGGTTTCTGTTATCGCCGTAATAAAAATGTTCTCTAGTTCTTTCACCTCTAAATATGGGTGCTCATAGCGTTACTCATATTCATACGTTCGTTGAGGATGAATTTTTCACCTGTTCTTTCGGTTGTTCAGGTATGGTTTAATGAAACGCTCAAAAACATCCTGTTCCTTTATAATTGCAAGCCCTTGTTCCTCATCACCCAGCACTAGCATTTGATCTCCCGCCTTGATATTAAAAACCTTTCGAGCCTTAGCCGGAATAACAATTTGACCTTTGTCTCCTACGGTTACTATGCCAAATGCATGTTTTCCCTTAGGCGGCACACCAAGACCACGCACAGCACTTTCGTATGTAACCAAATCATCCAATGTCACTCCGTATACCAAATCGATAGACTGGGATTATTGGAGTATTAAATACCTGAGCTGCTCCCCATATTGAGATGCCCAAAGCAATTAAAATAATTGAATTTGCTTTTTTGCAAATATTGTATAGCTTTCCCGTCTCGAATTTTCGGATTAATACAAGTCCAAGGGAGAAAATCCAAAGCATCTGAATATACCAAAGCACACCTGTACCAGATACTGCCATGATTAGATACAAAATTACTTTTGGAGTTGTATTCGGAAATGTATCAAATGCATTACTAATTGCCATGTTAAAATAACCTACTGTCCAATGAAAGACAAACAAACCAAGGGTCGATGGAACCAATAATTTTCTGGTTCTACTTGCAATGAATTCATTTATAGTATGTTCTTCCAAATAATATCTGGAACTCATACCGGACACAATAAATAGAATTACCATAAACCATGGATATAAAATATATTGCAAAGCATCCTGATACTGCATTTCATGAAAAGACCCAATCACACCTGCAGTTGACACTCCATTATACATATAGATTACATGATAAAGTACCACCAATAAAACGGTAATCCAACGTAAATTATCTACATAATATTTTCTCATACATTTCCCACCTTTGCAATTATTTTTAGCATATTATAACAAACCGGAAAACGAAGTTCCACCAACTGTTTTTAACACAATTCATAGAATTTTGTTAATATATGTGGCATATATTTGTTTTTGATAATTACTGGTACAATTTGGTTTCTATAAATCAAAAACGTAGGTATACTATCTGTACATAAAAAACCTCTAAACCTTATTATCAAGGTTTAGAGGTTTTCTCTAAGAGAGGCGACAACCAGATTTGAACTGTTTTGGCAGTCCTAAAAACCTTATAGAAAGGGGGCTTCTGAACCCTCTGACAGCTTTTGCACCAATTTTGCACCTACGTTTCTAACATTATTATATTTACTATATTACTTTTGATTCTGTGCACTAATATCAATTTCAGCAGCAGCTACCTGCTCTTGTGACTTAGTATATTCTAATTCAGCTATTAGATAATTTTTAACGTCTGTAATATGTTGTCTAAAATAATTATGTTTCTTGTCTTCACAATAGAGAATCCTTTTCAGTTTTCTTTGTAATTCTGCGATTAATTTCTTATTTTTAATCTCATAGCCTTTTGAGTTATATCCTAAATACTCTCTGTTTATGTACTTGTCTGTAATCGGTATAACATCACTTATAAAAAATATAGATTTCGTTGTTGTATTTCCAATATGATAAAAACACGATTGCAATTTATTATCCGGTAAGCTTAAGTAGCCCTCGATTCTCTTTTTAGCCAATTCATCTCGATGTTCCCAGTCTCCCATAGGAATGGCCCAGTAAATTTCACTATCTCTTCTAATTTTAGCAAGCATACTATAGGACGTTCTTTCGAGTCATTCCATGCACCACCTACATCACGAATTATTTGATAAAACATATTCTCAGCAAAATATATTGAATTTTCTTTCATATTTCTCCTCATCATATGTATAAAGGGGCTGTAAAAAAACTCCCCTAAAAGAAAAATCGCTGAGGTCATGAGACTTCAGCGATTTTTTGGTATAATTAATTATGCAAATAAATAAAAACACCAATGATAATTATACAGTACGTCAGCTGAAATTACCATTGGAAATCGAAAAATTAATTAATATATCTGATCCAGTATACACGTTCTGTGAGGTGATGGATCACATCGACCTATCAAAATATTTTGTAGAGAAAGGCTACAGAACAGGTCGTCCAAGATGTGATGAACAGAAACTCCTTAAAGTGATACTCTTTGCCTTCATGGAGCACGGAATTAGTTCTCTGCGTGAAATAGAAAAACTCTGTAGGAATGATATACGATACCTGTATCTTCTTGATGAGATGAAGGCTCCTTCTTTTGCGACCTTTGGCAATCTTATACGCAATGAACTAACAGATTCCATAGAACAGATTTTTATTGACTTAAACAGTTACATTTTTGAAAAGGAGCATGTGGACCTGGAGCATACTTACATAGATGGAACAAAAATGGAAGCGAATGCCAACCGATATACCTGGGTATGGAAAAAGTCTTGTACAAAAAACCGAGGAAAGGTTTATGAAAAGATATCCACGCTAATTGATGCAATGAACCAGGAAGTATTAGGATATTTCGGTGTAAAACTTGATAAGAGAGATGAGTATGCTGTCGAATATGTATCTGAACTCTTGGAAATGTACAAGAATGCAACAAATCTGGTGGAATCCACGTTTGTATCTGGTTGTGGTCATAGAAAAAGCCTTCCGCAAAAACAATATCAGGAATTAGAGGGGTATCTAGAACGATTAAAGACATATGCACATCATATAGAAGTTTGTGGCGATGAAAGAAACAGTTATTCCAAAACCGATCACGATGCCACTTTTATGCGCATAAAACGGGATTATATGGGGAATGATCAGCTTCTCCCAGCGTACAATCTACAGACCGCTGTCTGTGATGAATATATAGCGGTAGTTGATGTAAAACCATATGCATCAGATATGGAATGCTTTGTTCCTTTGATGGAAAAATTCAATGAAATCTATGGTCATTATCCAAAGTATCCAGTTGCAGATGCAGGCTATGGTTCCTATAATAACTATCTTTACTGTGAAGAGCATGGGATGGAAAAATATATGAAATTTACCATGTTCAAAAAAGAAACATCCGATAAGAAGTATCATGAAAATCCATATCGCG
The nucleotide sequence above comes from Anaerocolumna cellulosilytica. Encoded proteins:
- a CDS encoding acyltransferase family protein, translating into MRKYYVDNLRWITVLLVVLYHVIYMYNGVSTAGVIGSFHEMQYQDALQYILYPWFMVILFIVSGMSSRYYLEEHTINEFIASRTRKLLVPSTLGLFVFHWTVGYFNMAISNAFDTFPNTTPKVILYLIMAVSGTGVLWYIQMLWIFSLGLVLIRKFETGKLYNICKKANSIILIALGISIWGAAQVFNTPIIPVYRFGIRSDIG
- a CDS encoding AbrB/MazE/SpoVT family DNA-binding domain-containing protein, which produces MDDLVTYESAVRGLGVPPKGKHAFGIVTVGDKGQIVIPAKARKVFNIKAGDQMLVLGDEEQGLAIIKEQDVFERFIKPYLNNRKNR
- a CDS encoding transposase is translated as MQINKNTNDNYTVRQLKLPLEIEKLINISDPVYTFCEVMDHIDLSKYFVEKGYRTGRPRCDEQKLLKVILFAFMEHGISSLREIEKLCRNDIRYLYLLDEMKAPSFATFGNLIRNELTDSIEQIFIDLNSYIFEKEHVDLEHTYIDGTKMEANANRYTWVWKKSCTKNRGKVYEKISTLIDAMNQEVLGYFGVKLDKRDEYAVEYVSELLEMYKNATNLVESTFVSGCGHRKSLPQKQYQELEGYLERLKTYAHHIEVCGDERNSYSKTDHDATFMRIKRDYMGNDQLLPAYNLQTAVCDEYIAVVDVKPYASDMECFVPLMEKFNEIYGHYPKYPVADAGYGSYNNYLYCEEHGMEKYMKFTMFKKETSDKKYHENPYRAVNFKRDENGNLICPNGKTFHFKSKQHVYKNKYSRTEEIYECKSCEGCQFKNDCCPKASKNRTIRMNQELTSIHQEVMTNLESIHGALLRMNRSIQAEGTFGILKWNKSYKRLFRRGEKNAILELTLISCGFNLYKYHNKKQRNKLAA